In Candidatus Oleimmundimicrobium sp., one genomic interval encodes:
- the fusA gene encoding elongation factor G produces MGEITTSKIRNVSLVAHGGTGKTSLAEAALFTSQAINRLGKVDDGTTVTDYDPEEIKRKISTNSTLAYLEWRSNKINLIDTPGYADFIGEVKAALRVSDAAIVLVDGLAGVKVQTEIAWKMADERNLPRLVFINKMDKENASFEKALESLKKTFKNSFVTIQLPIGANKDFKGIIDIIKMRSLTFKNGKVTEDAIPDNLKPMTDKYAKILTEAVAETDDNLLTKYLEEKPLSSEEILEGLKKATKSGQIVPILCGSATENIGINPLLDTIIDYLPSPDERPAAKGTNLKTKEEETCKPIENEPLSALVFKTLSDPYIGKLNFARIYSGTLKADSEIYNSTTKHKEKVSHLLQVIGKEQKDIKEAIAGDIVAIPKLSNTHTGDTLCDELKPIVFEKMTFPEPIFSIALEPKSKNDDGKLGTSLNKLTEEDPTFKVKRDHETGQTIISGMGNVHLEVKVSKLKQKFGVEAITKDPKIAYKETIRGTSKVQGKYKKQSGGHGQYGDVWIEFKPLPHGAGFEFEDKIFGGSVPKQYIPAVEKGLIEALDKGVLAGYPVVGIKAILYDGSYHPVDSSEMAFKVAASMAFKKGIQEATPVILEPILNVEVTVPQEYMGTVIGDLNSKRGKILGMEPIGNGYEIVKARVPKAEMKKYAPELRSMAHGRATFSFKFASYEEAPHDIQEKIIAEAKKEKE; encoded by the coding sequence ATGGGAGAAATAACTACAAGTAAAATTAGAAATGTTAGTTTAGTTGCTCATGGAGGAACCGGAAAAACGTCTCTTGCTGAAGCTGCCCTATTCACTTCCCAGGCCATAAATCGTTTAGGTAAAGTGGATGATGGAACTACTGTAACCGACTACGACCCCGAGGAAATTAAAAGAAAAATATCAACAAACTCTACTTTAGCTTATTTAGAGTGGAGGTCAAACAAGATAAATTTAATTGATACGCCCGGATATGCTGATTTTATAGGCGAGGTAAAAGCAGCTTTAAGAGTATCGGATGCAGCCATTGTATTGGTGGATGGCCTCGCGGGAGTTAAAGTCCAAACGGAAATAGCCTGGAAAATGGCCGATGAGCGAAATTTGCCAAGATTGGTATTCATCAACAAAATGGATAAAGAGAATGCCAGTTTCGAGAAAGCTTTAGAAAGTTTAAAAAAAACATTTAAAAATTCCTTTGTGACAATTCAGCTTCCAATTGGAGCCAATAAAGATTTTAAGGGTATCATCGACATCATTAAAATGAGGTCTCTCACTTTCAAAAATGGAAAAGTAACTGAAGACGCCATCCCTGACAACCTTAAGCCCATGACCGATAAATATGCAAAAATTCTCACCGAAGCAGTTGCTGAAACTGATGACAATCTCTTAACAAAATACTTAGAAGAGAAACCCTTGTCTTCGGAAGAAATCCTGGAAGGATTAAAAAAAGCGACAAAAAGTGGCCAGATTGTCCCAATTCTTTGTGGCTCAGCTACTGAAAATATCGGGATAAACCCCTTGTTAGATACAATAATCGATTACCTGCCTTCCCCCGACGAAAGACCCGCGGCAAAAGGAACAAACCTAAAAACCAAAGAGGAGGAGACGTGTAAGCCCATTGAAAATGAGCCCCTCTCTGCCTTGGTATTTAAAACTTTATCCGACCCTTACATCGGCAAATTAAATTTTGCCAGGATTTACTCAGGAACTCTTAAAGCTGATAGCGAAATTTACAACAGCACCACTAAACATAAGGAAAAAGTAAGTCATCTACTTCAAGTAATCGGCAAAGAGCAGAAAGATATAAAAGAAGCAATTGCCGGAGACATTGTGGCAATACCTAAGCTTTCTAATACTCATACAGGAGATACTCTTTGTGATGAGTTAAAACCAATTGTTTTTGAGAAGATGACCTTTCCTGAACCCATCTTTTCAATTGCTTTGGAGCCCAAAAGTAAAAACGACGATGGGAAACTCGGTACTTCCCTTAATAAACTAACTGAAGAAGACCCAACATTTAAAGTTAAAAGAGACCATGAAACTGGTCAAACCATTATTTCGGGGATGGGGAATGTTCATTTAGAAGTAAAGGTAAGCAAACTCAAACAAAAATTTGGAGTTGAAGCAATAACTAAGGACCCAAAGATAGCTTATAAAGAAACAATCCGCGGAACATCAAAAGTGCAAGGGAAATACAAGAAGCAATCCGGAGGCCATGGTCAATATGGCGATGTATGGATAGAATTTAAACCCCTTCCCCATGGGGCAGGTTTTGAGTTCGAGGACAAAATTTTTGGTGGCTCGGTTCCCAAACAATACATACCGGCCGTTGAAAAAGGGCTTATTGAGGCCTTGGATAAGGGCGTATTGGCCGGATATCCTGTTGTTGGCATCAAAGCAATACTTTATGATGGTTCATACCACCCGGTTGACTCATCTGAGATGGCCTTCAAGGTAGCAGCTTCCATGGCCTTTAAAAAAGGAATACAAGAAGCAACCCCTGTAATTTTAGAGCCGATATTAAATGTTGAAGTAACTGTGCCTCAAGAGTACATGGGAACTGTGATTGGAGATTTAAACAGCAAGCGCGGGAAGATTCTTGGGATGGAGCCTATTGGAAATGGTTATGAAATAGTTAAGGCTCGGGTTCCAAAAGCCGAGATGAAAAAATATGCGCCCGAATTACGCTCAATGGCTCATGGACGAGCCACTTTCTCGTTTAAATTTGCCAGCTACGAAGAGGCCCCTCATGATATACAGGAAAAAATAATTGCAGAGGCGAAGAAGGAAAAGGAGTAG